The region ACGGCTGGTTATTTTTTAGAGTTATCAAGAATAATTGACAAAAGAAGGGCTTCAGAATGATTCACTTCCTGTCTTTCCGAAAAATATAGGCTCATTTAGCTTGCTCCAGGGTTCAAACTTTTTCATAACTATTGGATACTTTTTATGAGTAAAAAAATAATTTAACCAACTTCGTAAATATTTTATTTCATTGTTTTGATCAAACTTTTTTATGTCCGCTATTCTAAATTGCCTGACAAATGGCCAGACAGCCCAATCAGCTAACGTTTCTTTTGCATCAACAAGAAATAGAGGTTTACCTTTGTTTGAAAATTCTTTTAATCTGTTATTTAAAGATAAAAGTATTTTCATGCAGGCATCATGATGAGTTGCTGACTCTTCAAAATTGAATCTAGATGCATATTTAAACCGATCCAAATGATATTTGAATACTGTATCATTTGTTTCTATAAGGCTAAATATTTCTTTTGAATTCTCATTATTATTATTAATATTACCAAATAATTCATCCCTATTTGATTTTTTAATACTCCATATCATTATTTCTAAGCTCTCATCAATTACTTTATTTAAACTAGTCTTTAATACAGGTACAGTTGCTTTTTTAGAAATTTGAATTAGTTCAATAGGCTTGTTCTTTAGTTCGACCTCTCTCAATTCCACTACCTGATTCGTATTTAATAAAGCCCATCTAGCTCTGATTGCGTAAGGACATCGTCTAAAGCTATATAAAATATTGTGCTTCATAATTTTACTGTTAAAATCATCATGCGTCCTATGCCTTGATATGATTAGTCAATCTTATAAATCGTAAATAGAATATGCTTCACAAGTATATCCTTTATGATTTTCTTTGGAAATTATATTTTACTATAAAAATATAATCCATTATTTTTATATTCCAAACTCTTTATTTCTCAAGAAAATTAAATTATGTCAGGATTTGTTTATTTAATGAAAAATGGTGATTTATATAAACTCGGATGTACCACTAATTTGAAAAGTGAGGCTAGTAAAATGAAACCAGGGGAAATAATTTCTTCTTTCAAAACCAATGACCCCAAATCTTTTGAGGTAAGATTGCTAAGGCTTTATAAGAAAAAAAGAATCCCAGATACGAATTACTTTCGTTTATCTGAATCAGAAGTTAATAATTGTAAAAAACATTTAGAGGGCAAAAGTAATTTCCCAAAAAGCTTAAACGATGAGTTAAGAATAGGACTGAATGGATCTTTGCTTTTTGCGGCTATAACTTTTTTGATTTCATTCTTTATTAATAAGATGCTAATACTTAGTTTATCCCTTTCAATATTTTTTTCCTCTCTACCTATGTGGACACTTGCAATAATTGGTAGTTTTGGAGGTTATGACACTGATGATCTTGCACTTTTTTCGACAGTTTCTAACAGATTAAAAGGCCTTTCTATTGGCATTTCTATGATTTCGGTTTCATATGTTCTATATACTTTTTCTCGCCTTTCTATTCCCTTTTAATCTATACAATTATTTTTTATTTCTATACATATAATTTATAACTTCTTGCTTGATTATCAAATTATAGCTATAAGTATATTTAATAGGTAATAACCTTTGGCAAGTATGAACATTTCTGAGTATCTTCAATTCTTAGAACCAATACAAGAACAGCTTGATAAGGTTTATTCAATAGCTTCTTTGGCTCTTACGGTTTTGGTTTGTTTGTGGCTTTTTAACTTTATTGTTGGTCTCATACAAAGAACGTATTCAGTGGGTAAAGCTATAGGAAGTTTTTATAGAAATTATTTTCACAAATATCTCCGTAAGGCAATTCTGGGAGTATTGAATACATTTAAGAAAACTACTAATCCTATTTAATAAATAATTCCTTTTCTTCTAAATGGTTGTTTCGAGTTGACAATTGAGTGTAATTTCAAAAGGAACTGAACTGTTTGGTAAATCAAGTAAATTTGTACAAATACTTGCAATATCATTTGTCTGTATCATATCTTTTTTGGGAAAATTATTTATTTCTTTTGCCATGTCTGTATTTACCCAGCCTGGGCAAATAGCTGTCACTCTAATACCATTTTCCCATCCTTCATTTCTCATGGTTTGACATAAGCTCATTAAAGCGAACTTACTCATTGAATAGCTTGCTAAGTTACCTTTTGATCGTTTCCCACTCATTGATACCAATACAATAATTCGTGCTGAATTACTTAGGGATAAATACTTCCAAGAATATTTTGTTAATATCCATGGCCCCATCACATTGACTTTCCAAATATCTTCAATATCTTTCATTTCATTATCATTAAATAATAAATTTGTTCTTTTGAATATCCCAGCACAATGAATAATAGTATCAATATTTTTAAAAGATTTGACTGTTTTCTCTACCCATTCCTTTGATGAATTTTGATCAGTGGCATCATAAGTGTGTACCAAAAAAGTATCTGAATTGTTTAATTTTGGATCTAAGGCTGTATTGATTAAATCTTCTTTTTTTCTTACTCCTAGGCTTAACGAATGTCCTTCTTTCAGTAATTTTAATGCGATCGCTTTTCCTATCCCTCTACTTGCTCCACTTATAAGGATTTTTCTCATTTATTACTAACTATTAATGCTTTAAATAATAAATTTAATTCTCTACCATGCATATTCATTAAGCCTTGTTTGATAGTCCAGGGTGATTTTCTAAACATCTTCCACATTGCAGATATTAGTTCTTTAAGGCTAAGGGTATTTGTAAGGAATCCATACCATTGTTTGTTAGGTAAACTAAAGAATTCTATAAAAAATCCTCTTAGCAACTTCTCTTCAAACCGCATCAATTTTTCTAAACCAAATTTATAAATAGCTTGTTTTCTTCTAAGTTCTGATGGCCATAAGGTTTGCCAACCTTGCTTTGCTAATAAAGCTGAGGATGCTTTGGGGTCTTTCATTGCCAATGCAAGGGCTTTGGCAACTTTAGGAGCTCTTCTTAAAAGGCTGCCAACCATGTATCCCGATGCGGGATGAACCATCCCAGCAGAACCGCCAAATCCAAGCACTGGTTGCGTTAGGTCAGGGATAGGCATGTTCATTGGCAGATATGAACCATGCTCTTCATGTTCAAGACTTTTTATTTCTAAACCCCGAGTCTCCAATCTTTTTTCCAGTCTTCTTTTTAACTCATCAAGAGAGACTGGAGGAAATAGCCCTAATGATGTTTCTTCTAAGAAAAACTTTCCATTTCCCATGTCCATAGCGTATAAAAATGTTGGAGCTTCTTTTCTCTCCTCTGGATTCAAGTGGTCGCAACGATAATCCATTAAAACAAATTGATCTTTCTCGACAGGGGGTGCGTTGAACTCACCCACGATCCCATAACAAGTTTGAACGGCTACAGGCCCTTGGTTCTGGGACTTAATAAAAACAGGTTTGTAGCCAGTTGCGTCAATTACCACGCGAGCATTAAGTTCCTTTCCGTTAGATGTTTTAACTGTGCTTATTAATTGATTTGTTTCTAAATTGATTGCTGATCCTTTGTGCCACTCTATTTCAGCCTTATTGCATTGCTCTAACCAATAAGCTTGTAATTTGTTTTTATCAAAAAGCCCATAATCTCTATTATGTTTTGTCACTTCATTCTTTTTAGAAGTTGGATCTTTGTCTCCCTCACCAAAATAACTAATGGTGTTTACCCATCTATGTTCAAGCAAATGACTTAGACCAAGCTCGTCAACCTCTTCCCCCCAAATCCCATAAGTGAAGGGCCAAGGTTCATCTGGCGATTGCTCCGACAAGATTTCAACATTTAAGTTTTCAATCGCTAATGCTGCCGCTATTGATAAAGCGCCTGGGCCTGAGCCTAGTACTAGAGCATCTTTTAATGCACTAGTGCTCATGGCTCCCCTTTAGAAAAATCGCTATTTCCTTTTACTTGGAGTCGAAAATTGGGATTTGATTTCTTAAAATAAAAATTAGTTATTTGACTTTCTCCTTGGAGTACCACTTTAAACACCCATGCCTATAGAATCAACAATAGCTCGTGATGGCATTAACAATGAATTGTATTAATGTTTTTTATCAACTTAATGATTTTATTTCATTTTTAAAATGTATGAAGAGTTTTTGATTGAAAATTCAAATAATAAACAATTTTATTAAATTCCAAAATCATTTAATATTTAAATTAAACATTTATGAATGAAAAAGCAAATACTTTAATAAAAGAAAAACCTCTGACTATTTTTATAACAGGTGGTACGTCAGGTATAGGTTATGAAGCAGTTTTAAAATTAATTTCTCTTGGTCATAATATAATTTTACCTTGTAAAAATATTTCTAGAGCGAATGAAGTATTGTCTAATATATTTAACCAATCTCCAGTTAAATTATCTAATAAAGGTGAGGTTTATACTCCTATAATGGATCTTTCTGATTTGAAAAGCATTGATTCTCTATGTGCTGAACTTAAAATTAAATGTGTGAATATCGATGTTTTAATTTTGAATGCTGGTCTGCAATATACAGGCTCAAAAAAACCTAGAATGTCAATGCAGGGGATTGAATTAACTTTTGCAGTCAATCATTTATCACATTTCTATCTTACACAAAAGATTTTACCTTTAATAGATAAGAAAAATGATCCGAAAATAATTATTACTTCATCAGAAGTTCATAATCCTAATAGTGGTGGAGGTAAAGTAGGAGCAAAGGCAAGCTTGGGAAATTTAAAAGGATTAGAATTTGGTGCAGGTTTTGAAATGATTGATGGAAATAAATTTAATGCTGATAAAGCATATAAAGATAGTAAATTATGTAATATTCTTTTTGCAAGAAAGTTAAGTGATATTTTGGTGAGCAAGAAATTATCAATACCAGTTATTGCATGGGCTCCAGGCTTGGTTATCTCTCGAGATAACCAAGGATTTTTTAGATACAGCAGAAAATACAATGAATTAGGACAAATATTATTTGCTTTTTTAGCTAGAGATATTTTAAGAATAACCACATCAAATAAAAATGCAGGTTTACTTCTAAGCAATCTAGCTTGCTTATGTATATATAGAATACCTGGATTCAATTACTATAGTAATAAAATTATTTCATTAGGAAAATTTATTTTTGAAAAGACTGATATCAGTAATGATGCCCAAAGAGGAGATTTAGCAGATAATTTATGGGATCTATCTCAATCTCTAATAGATAAGATACATAGATAAAGTTCTCTTATTTATTGACATGAATTGTTTGAGTTGGATATGCGAAGTTAATATTTTCCTTTTGGAACTTCTTCATTATTTCTAGATTAATTTCCTGTTGCGCTGACATTGCCTGAAGATAATCACTTGTAGGAATGTAATAGACAAGTTCAAAATCAAGACTACTATTTGCGAATTCGATAAAATGACATCGGTCGAAGATCGCATTTTCAGTTTTATCAACGATGTTTTTTATCATCATAGGTATGCTTTTTGTTTGTTCATATGTGGTTTCATAGACCACCCCTAATTTATGAACCAGTCTTCTTTTCTTCATCTCAGCATAATTTGAGATTACTCCATTTGTGAGTCTGCTATTGCTCATCACTATTGCTTCACCGTTAATACTTCTTAGGCGTGTGGATCTGACGCCTACGCTCTCAACCTTTGCCCAGATACCATCAATATGAATGAATTGTCCACTTTGAAATGGTTTGTCTAAGAGGATCGTTATGTATTCGAAGAACTCTTGAACTGGTTCCTTTAAGGCAAGTCCAGCTCCTATACCTCCTGCACTTAAAAGAGCCCAAATGGCTGCCATTTGGACACCCATATTTTGAAGGTAAAAAATAACTCCCAGGCTCCAAACAGATGCTCCAACCATTGGACTAAGTGAACGAATCATCTCACTAATAGATTGATCATTGATTTTGCTTGCCCATCTTTGTATTATTTTCAAAAATACTCTATTTACAAATCTTACAATATAAATAAGGCATAAAAACTTACTAATACCAATAAATGTCTTATCTACTATTCCACCAATTAGTAAGACTTTCCATGCAACTATGAAACTTAAGATAAACCCTAAAGGTTTAATAGTTTCAATTAAAAGAGTAGCTATATAGTCATCAGTTTTGCTTTGTGTCGCAAAGGTTATTTTCCTTAAAACCTTTTTTAAGATTTTTGGACTCACCAAGGAAATAATGCAACCTATGCTAAAAGTAAGTAATGAAATAATTATGTTTTTAAAAAAATCATCCATGATGTCAGATTACTTTTCTTCAGACTGCCTGAAAAAAATCATTTGTCTATATATTTTCTAATTATTTAATTTGAAAATGAATTTTTTAAAATTTTACTAAGCTCCCTAAATTCTTCTCTATTAGCGGTCTTACATAATTCACATATTAGACTTTCAGTCGTGGATGCAACTGCACCAGATAATATAAGCCTTAAAAAAGCAGTATCATTATCTATTTCATTTCTACTTCCAATAGCATCTTTTGGGATTAGTATGTTAAACCCTTTTTGTAAAAGATCAATCGATGTCTGAAGAATACATATATGACTCTCAATTCCACAAACTATTATATTTTTAAAATTATATTCATTTATATAATTTATAAAGTTCTTATTCTTACTACAACTAAATTCCATTTTTTCAAATTTAGCATATTCATTATTGTCTGTAATTGATTTTAGTGTCTTCCCAAGTTTCAATGGATTTTGTTCCGATATAGCGATACGAACATTAAGCAATTTACATGTATCAATAAGCTTTTTTATGTTAAATATTAAAAGTTGATTATCTTTAATATTGTTTATAAGCTTTTGTTGAACATCTACTATAAGTAGTAATGTTTCATTCTCTACTAATATATTATTATATACATTTATTGGGGTGAGACTTTTTTTAAAAAATGAATCCATTTTAGAGCTTCTTTTTGTTTGTTTAAATATAAATCATCTAATAAACTTAGACATCATTCCTATAGAAAGCACTCTGAAGCCCCTTCCCTTTGTTGCAGGCTGTTCTCATTACGCTAGACTATTGAGAAAATAAAGCTGATATTGATTTCTCCTTCCTCCTATCGTACCCATCCTTCTCCTCTTGAGTCTGGTCTCCGTTCAGATGGAAAAAGAATGACCCCTCAAAGGAAAAAGGTTCTTTCTTTGTTTGAAGAGATTGGCTCTGGAATCCATCTCAGCGCGGAGGAGGTGCATTCCAAATTGACAATTTCTGGGGAGAAGGTTTCTCTTGCGACTATTTACAGAACCTTAAGACTCTTGGTCAAGATGACATTCCTTAATGAACTTGATTTAAGTGAGGGAGGGAATAGGTTCGAATTGCTTAGTCATGATCATCCAGATCATCATCATTTGATTTGTATTCGCTGTGGTAGAACAGAAGAGTTTGAAAATAAAGATGTTATTAATGCTGGTACATCAGCCGCTAAAAAATTCGGATTTAAATTATTGGAGTCATCGTTAAACGTAAGAGCATTATGTCCTATGTGTCTTAACAAATAATCCTTGTTTTTTAAGTTAATTCTCCACCACAACTTGAACCAGCTCCAGCAGTACAGCCAAAACAATGATTCCCTACTGAAATAGGATTATTCTTTAAAGAGGCAAGTGGAATCAAAAGATCATCCAAATGCTTAACTTTGCCATCTCTCTTGATTCCAAGTTGTTGGTTAAAATCACAATCATATAGATAACCTTTCCAATCAACACTCAGAGTTGTTCTACACATTACTGAGTTAAGATTTTCTGGATTATGATTATCTTTAAGCAATTTATTATACTCTTCTAGTTTGCCAATTATCTTTAAATAGTTTTCATATCTATTAATTGGCATATTTGCTAAAACAAATAAATTCGAGAAAAAAATACCATACCTTTCTTTTAGTTCTCGTCTATAAGTATCTTCTAATTCTTTTTGGGATGGTGGAAGTTGTGGACCACTTGGATTATAGACTAGATTCAAAATTAGACCTTTATCTTCTATTCCGTAACCAAAATTGTTAAGCTTTTTAAGAGCCAATATACTTTTTTCAAAAACACCTTTTCCACGTTGTTTATCTACATTTTCCTCGAGATAACAAGGAAGTGATGCTGTAATTTGCACTTTATTTGATGCCAAGAAACTTGCTAGATTTTCATAACCTGGCTCTGTTAGAATGGTTAAATTACATCTGTCCATGACTTCAACATTAAGACTACGTACTTCTTTTACTAATTGTTTGAATTTAGGATGAAGTTCTGGAGCTCCTCCGGTAATATCTAGTAGATTAATATTGTTGGCCTTTATAACTTTAGGTATAAGTTTTATAATATCATCGCTCATCATTTCTGTTCTGCTTGGACTAGAATTAACGTGACAATGACTGCAAGCTTGATTACATTTGTAGCCTATATTTATTTGCAAAGTATCAAGATAGCCTCTCTTGACTTTTGGGAATTTTGGTTTAGTTATCTCCATAGAGATTAAAATATAGCTAACATTATTTACAATTATAGTTAAAATATTTATTTAATTGCTAATACTTTATAAATTTTTCTACTAATAAGCTAAAAGTTACTAGCTAATTGTTTAAACCATTCAATATATTCTTTTGGACCATCATTAATAATCATATTGAATTTTAAATCATCATTAGGATCACTAATGCCTGTCATATCAGTACCATTAATTCTTGGTCTTGATACCTGATCGTTGCAGCTGTTAACAAATATAACTTGATTATCTTGTTTATATGCTTCTCCCAACTTTTGGATCAATGTTAAGAAACCTCTGTCACTCCCACCTCTTAACCAAGAATTATTTTTTTTCTCTTTAACTGAGGTTACTGTATCGCCAACGCCTATTAGCAGTGGCATTTGATCACTAGGAATTTTATCTTTGCATAGCTCTACTAATTTATTATGTGTCTTAGGAGCATTTCTGACATTGAAGTTTTCACCGAAAGGATAAACGCCAGTTTTGTTTGCTATGTATTTATTTAATAGTAATAAAAGACCTGCTTCTTTTATTGCACCATTGATAATGAACTGAATATCTGTTGTACCGAATTCTTTTTGAGTTGAATATTTCATTATTTCTTTGCCATCTCTTATTCCCAGATTTGGCATCAAATGCAAATAAAAAGAGTTATCTAAGCCATGATCTTTAGAATTTTTTAGCAAATTATTCATTATTTTTTCCATAATCAATTGCAGATTTTTTACTTTTTGAAAATCGTTTTTAACGTAGTTAAAAATTTCATTAAAGTTTAGAGTGGGAGTAAATCGCGTATCACATACAGCTACATCAATTAATTTATTTCTGAATTCATTTGAAATGTTTGGTAAGAATTTTTTTAATTCATTAGTTAACATTGAACGCATCATTTTTGGAACTTCCGCTAAAAAGTTAATCTCTTCATCTTTAAGCCCTGGATGAGATGAATTACTAAATCTATCTTGTAATTCAACTCCACATGCAGCAAGACCAGGTAAGTAATAGCCATTTTCTCTTGCGATTGTTTTTGAATTAAGCGCATTTTCAACTAACCGATTAACACCTCTTCTGCCTTCGTGTTCCCCGCAGGTTAAGACTGCGAACTTCTCTTCTAATCTTGAAACGTCCTTCACATAGTCTTTGTTGAGCGCTCTTTTGAGTGGGTCTTGGACTAGTGGAATACATACCCCATCTAGATCCTGAACTATTAGAATATTTTGTTCATTTATTATTGTGTCAATAACTTCTTCTTTCGTCCTAAACATTTTCATAAAAGAAGCCTTTAAATATTACTTTACTCTAGTTCAAATGAATTAATATTTTCTTGATAGTTCTTATTCTTAAATAAGTATATAGATTTATATTCAGTATTAGAAAAAGTCTTTTAAAAAGTTTCTTCTCATTGTATATAATGCATTTGAATGCAAATAAACTGTGCTTGAAAAGATCTTAAGTAATAGCTTCTTTGCTGAGCCTTATTCAAGTGAGAAATTAGAAATAAGAATCAGAGAGGTTTTGAATGGGAAAATAGGATTTTATAGTGTTGGCTTATATCCTGCCTCTCTTGCCTATAACTGTGCGCTGCATAATGGAGGCTTAAATATCCTTTTAGCCCCTAGAGACGGTAGACAAATTTTTGGGGCTTTTTCTGATACTGATCTCTCTGAAATGGATAAAGGTATAAAAAATAAAATTGAATCTATGGCAATTTCAAATCCTAATAAATCAGAAAGATATAATACTCTTCAGGATTTAATACTTAACTGTGAATTAGTTATTTTGAGTGCAAATAGCAAACATATAATAAATGACGTTAATTTAGCATTTAGACTTAGACAGGAACTTAATCGAGAAAATGTTTTAATTGCGTGCTTGGTTGGTTCGTTTTGCCATGACTACAATTTAAATGAATCTTTCGTGTTGTGCGAAAAATTCAATAAACTAGCTTTCTTTTCAGGTTTTCATCGACATGGAGCACTTCGAAATCCATTAGATAGCTTTACTGCTAATTTTTGTCATCCAGATGCTATGAATGCAATATTAGGTGCAAAATTATTAAATAAAATTTCACCAAATATTCAAGTTTCCGCAGGTATACATAACGTTGAAGGTCAATACATAAAAGCTGCCAAAAATATTTCTTCGATTTTAGCGGGGTTTGGCCATACTTTTCATAAAAATAATCCTGGATTATTACCAAATTTATTGACTTTATTATTAGATCAATGTCTAGATCAGGCTGCCTATGTTTCAATGAGTCGATCAGATAGAGAGGATTTATATACAAAACAACCTTTTCCTATTACTGAATTAGGCTATAGCGTACAAAGTATAGAGGCGTCCTACCTAAAGGATGGTGATTTGGTTCAGGTAAGAGATCATACTTTTAGTCAATTGACAGCGATGGTTGCTGATGTGAGAGGGAGCATGATGTTGCCTGTAAGTGGTAAACCAACCAGAAATTTTCAAGCTGGTGAAGTACTCGCTGAGAAGATGATTCAGCATAAACGATGCCCAAAAGGGGTGAATGAGTTTATAGAATGGTGCGAAAGATCTGGACTTAAACGTGGAGCTTTAGAAGGAATAAATTCTTTAAAATATTGGCCATATATCTTGAGGAAATATTCTATACCCATTAATAATGCATCAATGATAAATCTTTTATATATGTGTATAATGGCTCCTGATGAAATCAAAAAAGATATTTATAATGTTATGACAATTAGTCGTGAAATGGCTAACTATTGTCAAGAATCTGTTAAGTCATGCCAAAGCAAAAAAATATCTTATGCGCTAAATAATTTTCATTTAAATACTTCTATTGATTTCCTGACAAAGTCATTAA is a window of Prochlorococcus marinus str. MIT 0917 DNA encoding:
- a CDS encoding glutathione S-transferase N-terminal domain-containing protein — encoded protein: MKHNILYSFRRCPYAIRARWALLNTNQVVELREVELKNKPIELIQISKKATVPVLKTSLNKVIDESLEIMIWSIKKSNRDELFGNINNNNENSKEIFSLIETNDTVFKYHLDRFKYASRFNFEESATHHDACMKILLSLNNRLKEFSNKGKPLFLVDAKETLADWAVWPFVRQFRIADIKKFDQNNEIKYLRSWLNYFFTHKKYPIVMKKFEPWSKLNEPIFFGKTGSESF
- a CDS encoding GIY-YIG nuclease family protein, giving the protein MSGFVYLMKNGDLYKLGCTTNLKSEASKMKPGEIISSFKTNDPKSFEVRLLRLYKKKRIPDTNYFRLSESEVNNCKKHLEGKSNFPKSLNDELRIGLNGSLLFAAITFLISFFINKMLILSLSLSIFFSSLPMWTLAIIGSFGGYDTDDLALFSTVSNRLKGLSIGISMISVSYVLYTFSRLSIPF
- a CDS encoding SDR family NAD(P)-dependent oxidoreductase — translated: MRKILISGASRGIGKAIALKLLKEGHSLSLGVRKKEDLINTALDPKLNNSDTFLVHTYDATDQNSSKEWVEKTVKSFKNIDTIIHCAGIFKRTNLLFNDNEMKDIEDIWKVNVMGPWILTKYSWKYLSLSNSARIIVLVSMSGKRSKGNLASYSMSKFALMSLCQTMRNEGWENGIRVTAICPGWVNTDMAKEINNFPKKDMIQTNDIASICTNLLDLPNSSVPFEITLNCQLETTI
- the crtL gene encoding lycopene beta cyclase, with amino-acid sequence MSTSALKDALVLGSGPGALSIAAALAIENLNVEILSEQSPDEPWPFTYGIWGEEVDELGLSHLLEHRWVNTISYFGEGDKDPTSKKNEVTKHNRDYGLFDKNKLQAYWLEQCNKAEIEWHKGSAINLETNQLISTVKTSNGKELNARVVIDATGYKPVFIKSQNQGPVAVQTCYGIVGEFNAPPVEKDQFVLMDYRCDHLNPEERKEAPTFLYAMDMGNGKFFLEETSLGLFPPVSLDELKRRLEKRLETRGLEIKSLEHEEHGSYLPMNMPIPDLTQPVLGFGGSAGMVHPASGYMVGSLLRRAPKVAKALALAMKDPKASSALLAKQGWQTLWPSELRRKQAIYKFGLEKLMRFEEKLLRGFFIEFFSLPNKQWYGFLTNTLSLKELISAMWKMFRKSPWTIKQGLMNMHGRELNLLFKALIVSNK
- a CDS encoding SDR family NAD(P)-dependent oxidoreductase, with the protein product MNEKANTLIKEKPLTIFITGGTSGIGYEAVLKLISLGHNIILPCKNISRANEVLSNIFNQSPVKLSNKGEVYTPIMDLSDLKSIDSLCAELKIKCVNIDVLILNAGLQYTGSKKPRMSMQGIELTFAVNHLSHFYLTQKILPLIDKKNDPKIIITSSEVHNPNSGGGKVGAKASLGNLKGLEFGAGFEMIDGNKFNADKAYKDSKLCNILFARKLSDILVSKKLSIPVIAWAPGLVISRDNQGFFRYSRKYNELGQILFAFLARDILRITTSNKNAGLLLSNLACLCIYRIPGFNYYSNKIISLGKFIFEKTDISNDAQRGDLADNLWDLSQSLIDKIHR
- a CDS encoding mechanosensitive ion channel family protein, encoding MDDFFKNIIISLLTFSIGCIISLVSPKILKKVLRKITFATQSKTDDYIATLLIETIKPLGFILSFIVAWKVLLIGGIVDKTFIGISKFLCLIYIVRFVNRVFLKIIQRWASKINDQSISEMIRSLSPMVGASVWSLGVIFYLQNMGVQMAAIWALLSAGGIGAGLALKEPVQEFFEYITILLDKPFQSGQFIHIDGIWAKVESVGVRSTRLRSINGEAIVMSNSRLTNGVISNYAEMKKRRLVHKLGVVYETTYEQTKSIPMMIKNIVDKTENAIFDRCHFIEFANSSLDFELVYYIPTSDYLQAMSAQQEINLEIMKKFQKENINFAYPTQTIHVNK
- a CDS encoding isochorismatase family protein, coding for MDSFFKKSLTPINVYNNILVENETLLLIVDVQQKLINNIKDNQLLIFNIKKLIDTCKLLNVRIAISEQNPLKLGKTLKSITDNNEYAKFEKMEFSCSKNKNFINYINEYNFKNIIVCGIESHICILQTSIDLLQKGFNILIPKDAIGSRNEIDNDTAFLRLILSGAVASTTESLICELCKTANREEFRELSKILKNSFSN
- a CDS encoding Fur family transcriptional regulator, producing MILISPSSYRTHPSPLESGLRSDGKRMTPQRKKVLSLFEEIGSGIHLSAEEVHSKLTISGEKVSLATIYRTLRLLVKMTFLNELDLSEGGNRFELLSHDHPDHHHLICIRCGRTEEFENKDVINAGTSAAKKFGFKLLESSLNVRALCPMCLNK
- the arsS gene encoding arsenosugar biosynthesis radical SAM (seleno)protein ArsS (Some members of this family are selenoproteins.), whose protein sequence is MEITKPKFPKVKRGYLDTLQINIGYKCNQACSHCHVNSSPSRTEMMSDDIIKLIPKVIKANNINLLDITGGAPELHPKFKQLVKEVRSLNVEVMDRCNLTILTEPGYENLASFLASNKVQITASLPCYLEENVDKQRGKGVFEKSILALKKLNNFGYGIEDKGLILNLVYNPSGPQLPPSQKELEDTYRRELKERYGIFFSNLFVLANMPINRYENYLKIIGKLEEYNKLLKDNHNPENLNSVMCRTTLSVDWKGYLYDCDFNQQLGIKRDGKVKHLDDLLIPLASLKNNPISVGNHCFGCTAGAGSSCGGELT
- the stpA gene encoding glucosylglycerol 3-phosphatase — its product is MFRTKEEVIDTIINEQNILIVQDLDGVCIPLVQDPLKRALNKDYVKDVSRLEEKFAVLTCGEHEGRRGVNRLVENALNSKTIARENGYYLPGLAACGVELQDRFSNSSHPGLKDEEINFLAEVPKMMRSMLTNELKKFLPNISNEFRNKLIDVAVCDTRFTPTLNFNEIFNYVKNDFQKVKNLQLIMEKIMNNLLKNSKDHGLDNSFYLHLMPNLGIRDGKEIMKYSTQKEFGTTDIQFIINGAIKEAGLLLLLNKYIANKTGVYPFGENFNVRNAPKTHNKLVELCKDKIPSDQMPLLIGVGDTVTSVKEKKNNSWLRGGSDRGFLTLIQKLGEAYKQDNQVIFVNSCNDQVSRPRINGTDMTGISDPNDDLKFNMIINDGPKEYIEWFKQLASNF